A single window of Helicobacter pylori DNA harbors:
- a CDS encoding DNA translocase FtsK, translated as MKSKKLYLVLIIGVLLAFLTLSSWLGNSGLVGRFGVWFAAINKKYFGYLSFINLPYLAWVLFLLYKTKNPFTEIVLEKTLGHLLGILSLLFLQSSLLNQGEIGNSARLFLRPFIGDFGLYALIMLMVVISYLILFKLPPKSVFYPYINKTQNLLKEIYQQCLQAFSPNFSPKKEGFENTPSDIQKKETNNDKKKENLKENLIDENHKTPNEESFLAIPTPYNTTLNDLEPQEGLVQISSHPPTHYTIYPKKNRFDDLSNPTNPTLKETKQETKEREPTPTKETLTPTTPKPATLKPIMSAPVMPASAPNTENDNKTENQKTPNHPKKEESPQENVQEEMIKENIEEKENLKEEEKETQNAPNFSPLTPTSTKKPVMVKELSENKEILDGLDYGEVQKPKDYELPNTQLLNAVCLKDTSLDENEIDQKIQDLLSKLRTFKIDGDIIRTYSGPIVTTFEFRPAPNVKVSRILGLSDDLAMTLCAESIRIQAPIKGKDVVGIEIPNSQSQIIYLREILESELFQKSSSPLTLALGKDIVGNPFITDLKKLPHLLIAGTTGSGKSVGVNAMILSLLYKNPPDQLKLVMIDPKMVEFSIYADIPHLLTPIITDPKKAIGALQSVAKEMERRYSLMSEYKVKTIDSYNEQAPNNGVEAFPYLIVVIDELADLMMTGGKEAEFPIARIAQMGRASGLHLIVATQRPSVDVVTGLIKTNLPSRVSFRVGTKIDSKVILDTDGAQSLLGRGDMLFTPPGTNGLVRLHAPFATEDEIKKIVDFIKAQKEVEYDKDFLLEESRMPLDTPNYQGDDILERAKAVILEKKITSTSFLQRQLKIGYNQAATITDELEAQGFLSPRNAKGNREILQNF; from the coding sequence ATGAAATCTAAAAAACTTTACTTGGTTTTAATCATAGGGGTTTTATTAGCGTTTTTAACCCTATCTTCATGGCTGGGTAATAGTGGGTTAGTGGGGCGTTTTGGGGTGTGGTTTGCCGCAATCAATAAAAAATATTTTGGGTATCTTTCATTCATTAATTTACCCTATTTAGCGTGGGTTTTATTCCTTTTATACAAGACTAAAAACCCTTTTACAGAAATCGTTTTAGAAAAAACTTTAGGGCATCTATTAGGCATTTTATCTTTGCTCTTTTTACAATCTAGCCTATTAAATCAAGGGGAAATCGGCAACAGCGCGCGTTTGTTTTTACGCCCTTTTATAGGGGACTTTGGGCTTTATGCGCTGATAATGCTTATGGTAGTTATTTCTTATTTGATTTTATTCAAACTGCCCCCTAAAAGCGTTTTTTATCCTTATATAAACAAAACGCAAAACCTTTTAAAAGAGATTTATCAACAATGCTTACAAGCCTTTAGCCCTAATTTTAGCCCAAAAAAAGAGGGTTTTGAAAACACCCCATCAGATATCCAAAAAAAAGAAACCAACAACGACAAAAAAAAAGAAAACCTCAAAGAAAACCTTATTGATGAAAACCACAAAACCCCTAACGAAGAATCGTTTTTAGCGATCCCTACCCCCTATAACACGACTTTAAACGATCTAGAGCCGCAAGAAGGCTTAGTCCAAATTTCCTCCCACCCCCCTACCCATTACACCATTTACCCTAAAAAAAACCGATTTGATGACTTATCCAACCCCACTAACCCCACTTTAAAAGAAACTAAACAAGAAACTAAAGAAAGAGAACCCACGCCCACAAAAGAAACTCTTACGCCCACCACGCCCAAACCTGCCACACTCAAACCTATCATGTCAGCACCCGTCATGCCCGCATCTGCACCCAACACAGAAAATGACAACAAAACAGAAAACCAAAAAACCCCCAACCACCCTAAAAAAGAAGAAAGCCCACAAGAAAACGTGCAAGAAGAAATGATAAAAGAAAATATAGAAGAAAAAGAAAATCTCAAAGAAGAAGAAAAAGAAACACAAAACGCTCCAAACTTTAGCCCACTAACCCCCACAAGCACTAAAAAACCCGTTATGGTTAAAGAATTGAGCGAAAATAAAGAGATATTAGACGGGTTGGATTATGGCGAAGTGCAAAAACCCAAAGATTATGAGCTTCCCAACACGCAATTATTGAATGCGGTTTGTTTGAAGGACACTTCTTTAGACGAAAACGAGATTGACCAAAAAATCCAGGATTTATTGAGCAAACTGCGCACCTTTAAAATTGATGGCGATATTATCCGCACTTATTCAGGCCCTATTGTAACCACTTTTGAATTCCGCCCAGCTCCCAATGTTAAGGTGAGCCGTATTTTAGGCTTGAGCGATGATTTAGCAATGACTTTATGCGCTGAATCCATCCGCATTCAAGCCCCCATTAAGGGTAAAGATGTCGTTGGCATTGAAATCCCTAACAGCCAAAGCCAAATTATTTATTTAAGAGAAATTCTAGAGAGCGAATTGTTTCAAAAATCCAGCTCGCCTCTAACTCTAGCTTTAGGCAAAGACATTGTGGGTAACCCTTTCATCACGGATTTAAAAAAGCTCCCCCACTTGCTCATCGCCGGCACGACAGGAAGCGGTAAGAGCGTGGGCGTGAATGCGATGATTTTATCCTTACTTTATAAAAACCCCCCCGATCAACTCAAATTAGTGATGATCGATCCCAAAATGGTGGAATTTAGCATTTATGCAGACATCCCTCATCTACTCACGCCCATTATCACCGACCCTAAAAAAGCTATTGGGGCTTTACAAAGCGTGGCTAAAGAAATGGAGCGCCGGTATTCTTTAATGAGCGAATACAAGGTTAAAACCATTGATTCCTATAACGAGCAAGCCCCAAATAACGGCGTTGAAGCGTTCCCCTATTTGATTGTGGTGATTGATGAATTAGCGGATTTAATGATGACAGGGGGCAAAGAAGCGGAGTTTCCTATCGCTAGGATCGCTCAAATGGGGCGAGCGAGCGGCTTGCACCTCATTGTAGCGACCCAACGCCCAAGCGTGGATGTCGTAACCGGCTTGATTAAAACCAACTTGCCTTCAAGGGTGAGTTTTAGGGTAGGCACTAAAATTGATTCTAAAGTGATTTTAGACACCGATGGGGCGCAAAGCTTGTTAGGGAGAGGCGATATGCTCTTTACTCCCCCAGGAACAAACGGGTTAGTGCGCTTGCATGCCCCCTTTGCCACTGAAGATGAAATCAAAAAAATCGTGGATTTTATTAAAGCCCAAAAAGAAGTGGAATACGATAAAGATTTCTTGCTAGAAGAATCGCGCATGCCTTTAGACACCCCCAACTATCAAGGCGATGACATTTTAGAAAGGGCTAAAGCGGTGATTTTAGAAAAAAAGATCACTTCTACGAGTTTTTTACAACGCCAATTAAAAATCGGCTACAACCAAGCCGCCACCATTACTGACGAATTAGAAGCTCAAGGCTTTTTATCCCCAAGAAACGCCAAAGGCAACAGAGAGATTTTGCAAAATTTTTAG
- the tlyA gene encoding 23S rRNA (cytidine-2'-O)-methyltransferase TlyA, whose amino-acid sequence MRLDYALFNQHLANSREKAKALVLKKQVLVNKIVVSKPSFIVKEGDQIELIAPNLFVSRAGEKLGAFLETHFVDFKGKVVLDVGASKGGFSQVALLKGAKKVLCVDVGKMQLDESLKNDQRIECYEECDIRGFKTPEKIDLALCDVSFISLYCILEAILPLSDEFLALFKPQFEVGRAVKRNKKGVVMDKEAILNALENFKNHLKTKDFQILKIQESLVKGKNGNVEFFIHFKRA is encoded by the coding sequence ATGCGCCTAGATTACGCCCTATTCAACCAGCATTTAGCAAATAGCAGAGAAAAAGCTAAAGCGTTGGTTTTAAAAAAACAGGTTTTAGTCAATAAAATAGTGGTTTCTAAACCCTCTTTTATCGTTAAAGAGGGCGATCAAATTGAACTCATCGCTCCCAATCTATTCGTTAGCAGGGCTGGGGAAAAATTAGGGGCTTTTTTAGAAACCCATTTCGTGGATTTTAAGGGAAAGGTGGTTTTAGATGTGGGAGCGAGCAAGGGGGGCTTTAGTCAAGTGGCTCTTTTAAAAGGGGCTAAAAAGGTGCTTTGCGTGGATGTGGGGAAAATGCAATTAGATGAAAGTTTGAAAAACGACCAGCGTATAGAATGTTACGAAGAATGCGATATTAGAGGGTTTAAAACGCCAGAAAAAATTGATTTAGCGCTTTGTGATGTGAGCTTTATTTCTTTATATTGTATTTTAGAAGCGATTTTGCCTTTAAGCGATGAATTTTTAGCACTTTTCAAACCGCAATTTGAAGTGGGCAGAGCAGTAAAACGCAATAAAAAGGGGGTGGTAATGGATAAAGAAGCCATTTTAAACGCTTTAGAAAACTTTAAAAACCATTTAAAAACAAAGGATTTTCAAATCTTAAAGATCCAAGAAAGCTTAGTGAAAGGGAAAAACGGGAATGTTGAATTTTTTATCCATTTCAAGCGAGCCTGA
- a CDS encoding bifunctional riboflavin kinase/FAD synthetase — protein MLNFLSISSEPEIKSLAIGKFDGLHLGHQALFKELKDPKALLIIEKKHYTKGYLTPLKYRAKLVGMPLFFVYLEEISRLNALEFLELLKKKFPHLERLVVGYDFRFGHERQNDALFLKERFEKTIIVPEVKIQNISVHSKRIKLALSHGDLSLANKLLGRPYEVCGEVISDQGLGHKELVPTLNIKTKDFILPSFGVYASLVKIKDPIYQKSVSFIGNRLSTDQHFAIECHVLDTIIENPPKEIALRWVQKIRDNMRFNSLKELKNQIQQDILRAKEILR, from the coding sequence ATGTTGAATTTTTTATCCATTTCAAGCGAGCCTGAGATTAAAAGCTTAGCTATCGGTAAATTTGATGGCTTGCATCTAGGGCATCAAGCCCTTTTTAAAGAGTTAAAAGATCCCAAAGCCCTTTTAATCATAGAAAAAAAACATTACACTAAAGGCTATTTAACCCCCCTAAAATACCGCGCTAAACTCGTGGGCATGCCTTTATTTTTTGTGTATTTAGAAGAGATTTCACGATTAAACGCCCTAGAATTTTTAGAGCTTTTAAAAAAGAAATTCCCCCATTTAGAACGCCTAGTGGTGGGCTATGATTTCAGGTTTGGGCATGAAAGACAAAATGACGCTTTGTTTTTAAAAGAGCGTTTTGAAAAAACCATTATTGTGCCTGAAGTTAAAATCCAAAACATTAGCGTGCATTCTAAAAGGATTAAACTAGCCCTAAGTCATGGCGACTTATCTTTAGCTAACAAGCTCTTAGGCAGGCCTTATGAAGTGTGTGGGGAAGTCATTAGCGATCAAGGCTTAGGGCATAAAGAATTAGTTCCTACTTTAAATATCAAAACCAAAGATTTTATCCTCCCTAGCTTTGGGGTGTATGCGAGTTTAGTGAAAATAAAAGATCCAATTTATCAAAAAAGCGTGAGTTTTATAGGCAATCGCTTAAGCACGGATCAACATTTCGCCATAGAATGCCATGTGCTTGATACCATCATAGAAAACCCGCCCAAAGAAATCGCTTTGCGTTGGGTTCAAAAAATACGAGACAACATGCGTTTTAATTCATTAAAAGAGCTTAAAAATCAAATCCAACAAGACATCTTAAGAGCCAAAGAGATTTTGAGATAA
- a CDS encoding MFS transporter, which produces MSPQTATKKPLKSLLAASSGNLVEWYDFYAYAFLAPYFAKEFTHTNDPTLALISAFLVFMLGFFMRPLGSLFFGKLGDKKGRKTSMVYSIILMALGSFMLALLPTKEIVGEWAFLFLLLARLLQGFSVGGEYGVVATYLSELGKNGKKGFYGSFQYVTLVGGQLLAIFSLFIVENIYTHEQISAFAWRYLFALGGILALLSLFLRNIMEETMDSKTTPKTTIKEETQRGSLKELLNHKKALMIVFGLTMGGSLCFYTFTVYLKIFLTNSSSFSPKESSFIMLLALSYFIFLQPLCGMLADKIKRTQMLMVFAITGLIVTPVVFYGIKHATGVYEALFYEILALSSMSFYTCIAGVIKAELFPEHVRALGVGLAYAIANALFGGSASYVALEFKQHGFEWGFVGYVMFSIVIFMVMVIIFPKKTYLE; this is translated from the coding sequence ATGAGCCCCCAAACCGCCACCAAAAAACCCTTAAAATCCCTTTTAGCCGCTAGTTCAGGTAATTTAGTGGAATGGTATGACTTTTACGCTTATGCGTTTCTCGCTCCTTATTTTGCTAAGGAATTTACCCACACGAACGACCCCACTTTAGCGCTCATCTCAGCTTTTTTGGTTTTTATGCTAGGGTTTTTCATGCGCCCTTTGGGGAGTTTGTTTTTTGGTAAATTGGGGGATAAAAAGGGGCGTAAAACTTCTATGGTGTATTCCATTATCCTTATGGCGCTAGGCTCTTTCATGCTTGCATTGCTCCCCACTAAAGAAATCGTAGGGGAATGGGCGTTCTTGTTTTTATTATTAGCCAGGCTTTTACAGGGTTTTAGCGTGGGAGGCGAATATGGCGTGGTCGCTACTTACCTCTCTGAATTAGGCAAGAATGGTAAAAAAGGTTTTTATGGCTCTTTTCAATATGTAACTTTAGTTGGAGGGCAACTCTTAGCTATTTTTTCACTTTTTATCGTTGAAAATATTTACACGCATGAGCAAATCAGCGCGTTTGCTTGGCGTTATTTATTCGCTTTAGGGGGTATATTAGCCCTACTCTCTCTTTTTTTAAGAAATATCATGGAAGAAACCATGGATAGCAAAACAACTCCCAAAACCACTATTAAAGAAGAAACCCAAAGAGGCAGTTTGAAGGAATTGCTCAACCATAAAAAGGCCTTAATGATAGTCTTTGGACTCACTATGGGAGGGAGTTTGTGTTTTTATACTTTTACGGTGTATTTAAAAATCTTTTTAACCAACAGCTCATCATTCAGCCCCAAAGAAAGCAGTTTCATCATGCTTTTAGCGCTCTCTTATTTTATCTTCTTACAGCCCTTATGCGGGATGCTTGCAGATAAAATCAAACGCACCCAAATGCTGATGGTTTTTGCTATCACAGGGCTTATTGTAACGCCCGTTGTCTTTTATGGTATCAAGCATGCCACTGGTGTGTATGAAGCCCTATTTTATGAAATACTCGCATTGAGCAGCATGAGTTTTTACACTTGCATTGCTGGGGTCATTAAGGCGGAATTATTCCCTGAACATGTGCGAGCACTTGGCGTGGGTTTGGCCTATGCGATTGCGAATGCGCTTTTTGGAGGGAGCGCGAGTTATGTAGCGTTAGAGTTCAAACAACATGGTTTTGAATGGGGGTTTGTGGGCTATGTCATGTTTAGTATTGTTATCTTTATGGTTATGGTTATCATATTCCCTAAAAAAACCTATTTGGAATGA
- the tkt gene encoding transketolase codes for MRLSNADLERLKSMANALRFLCADMIDKANSGHPGVCLGLADVMVVLSLHLNINPTNPKWLNRDRLVFSGGHASALVYSLLHLWGFDLSLEDLKHFRQLHSKTPGHPELHHTEGIEITTGPLGQGFANAVGFSMASQYAQTLLDKEAISHKVYCLCGDGDLQEGISYESASLAGHLRLDNLIVIYDSNQISIEGAINISFSEQVKMRFVAQNWEVLECDGHDYQAIHNALEEAKKSHKPTLLIAHTIIGKGAIGLEGSEKTHGSPLNKEVLKQSKENAQINPDESFIISPKNKMHFEEVKVRGVSLEALWEKSLSPKTKEKIHALKNFDFNTIHYPAFKKGESLATRVSNGMILNAIAKECEGFLGGSADLAPSNNTHLKHSGDFPLGQNLHFGIREHAMGAITNALAAYGLFVPFCATFFVFSDYLMPSMRLSALMKLKALFIFTHDSIGVGEDGATHQPIEQLSYLRALPNFYAFRPSDAFENTACMQIALSLNAPSALILSRQNLPVLDEVSKEQVLKGAYVKHRSKDPIITLVASGSEVSLALESAKILERENIPTQVVSVPCFDLLIEQDENYLKELFKGKVLVIEASRAIEWYRFADKIIGMDSFGSSAKGDKLFEKFGFSVENITAQAKRLLNA; via the coding sequence ATGCGATTGAGTAACGCTGACTTAGAACGATTAAAAAGCATGGCGAATGCGCTTCGCTTTTTGTGCGCAGACATGATAGATAAGGCTAATAGCGGGCATCCGGGCGTGTGCTTGGGGCTAGCTGATGTGATGGTGGTTTTAAGCTTGCACCTTAATATAAACCCCACCAACCCTAAATGGCTCAATAGGGACAGGCTGGTTTTTAGCGGAGGGCATGCGAGCGCGTTGGTGTATAGTTTGTTGCATTTGTGGGGCTTTGATTTGAGTTTAGAAGATTTAAAGCATTTCAGGCAATTACACTCTAAAACCCCAGGACATCCTGAATTGCACCACACCGAAGGCATTGAAATCACCACAGGCCCTTTAGGGCAAGGTTTTGCTAACGCTGTGGGCTTTAGCATGGCGAGCCAATACGCTCAAACCCTTTTAGATAAAGAAGCCATTTCTCATAAAGTCTATTGCTTGTGTGGGGATGGGGATTTGCAAGAAGGCATTAGTTATGAGAGCGCTTCTTTAGCCGGGCACCTTCGCCTTGATAACCTCATCGTGATTTATGACAGCAACCAGATCAGCATTGAAGGTGCTATTAATATTAGTTTTAGCGAACAGGTTAAAATGCGGTTTGTGGCGCAAAATTGGGAAGTGCTAGAATGCGATGGGCATGACTATCAAGCGATTCATAACGCTTTAGAAGAAGCCAAAAAATCCCATAAACCCACGCTTTTAATCGCTCATACGATTATTGGTAAGGGGGCTATTGGCTTAGAGGGGAGTGAAAAAACGCATGGCTCGCCTTTAAATAAAGAAGTGTTAAAACAATCCAAAGAAAACGCTCAAATCAACCCTGATGAAAGCTTTATCATTAGCCCAAAAAACAAAATGCATTTTGAAGAAGTGAAAGTTAGGGGCGTTAGTTTAGAAGCCTTATGGGAAAAATCCCTAAGCCCTAAAACAAAAGAAAAAATCCATGCGTTAAAGAATTTTGATTTTAACACCATCCATTACCCCGCCTTTAAAAAAGGCGAATCTTTAGCCACGAGAGTGAGTAACGGCATGATTTTAAACGCTATCGCTAAAGAATGCGAGGGCTTTTTAGGGGGGAGTGCGGATTTAGCCCCCTCTAACAACACGCATTTAAAACACTCTGGCGATTTCCCTTTAGGGCAAAACTTGCATTTTGGGATCAGAGAGCATGCCATGGGGGCTATCACTAACGCTTTAGCGGCGTATGGCTTGTTTGTGCCTTTTTGCGCGACCTTTTTTGTGTTTAGCGATTATTTAATGCCTAGCATGCGTTTGAGCGCTTTAATGAAATTAAAAGCCCTTTTTATCTTCACGCATGACAGCATTGGCGTGGGCGAAGACGGAGCCACGCACCAACCCATAGAGCAATTGAGCTATTTGCGCGCTTTGCCCAACTTCTATGCTTTCAGACCCAGCGATGCTTTTGAAAATACCGCTTGCATGCAAATAGCGTTGAGTTTGAACGCTCCTAGCGCTCTTATTTTATCGCGCCAGAATTTGCCCGTGCTTGATGAGGTTTCTAAAGAGCAGGTTTTAAAAGGGGCTTATGTTAAACACCGCTCTAAAGATCCCATTATCACGCTCGTTGCGAGCGGGAGCGAAGTGTCTTTGGCTTTAGAGAGCGCTAAAATTTTAGAGCGAGAAAATATCCCCACTCAAGTGGTGAGCGTGCCTTGTTTTGATTTGTTGATAGAGCAAGATGAAAACTATCTTAAAGAACTCTTTAAGGGTAAGGTTTTAGTGATTGAAGCGAGCCGCGCGATAGAGTGGTATCGTTTTGCGGATAAAATCATTGGCATGGATTCTTTTGGGAGCTCGGCAAAGGGCGATAAACTCTTTGAAAAATTTGGCTTTAGCGTTGAAAACATTACCGCTCAAGCTAAAAGGTTGCTCAACGCATGA
- a CDS encoding flagellar hook-basal body protein: MQNGYYAATGAMATQFNRLDLTSNNLANLNTNGFKRDDAITGDFLRLYQQYREQLPLEDQTKASAKYLNRNLNRVPILSEIYTDRSLGAFEGTHNPLDFALTSPNLYFAIQTDEGVAYTRDGHFSVDKDGFLVTLNGFKVLSRSGLNEKGGIMLMPNAEIEVDQNGGITFRDNEAQIQAGALALVSFSEPKNLKKIGQNLYTYQGEGVHQVSDSGALKQYMLEKSNVNAVREMSALIEINRFLDMYSKVLKTHQDDMNAEAINKLATKA; encoded by the coding sequence ATGCAAAATGGGTATTATGCGGCCACGGGAGCTATGGCGACACAATTTAACCGCTTGGATTTAACTTCTAATAATTTAGCTAATTTAAACACCAATGGCTTTAAAAGAGACGATGCAATTACAGGCGATTTTTTAAGGCTTTACCAACAATACCGAGAGCAACTGCCCTTAGAAGATCAAACTAAAGCGAGCGCGAAGTATTTAAACCGCAATCTCAATCGTGTGCCTATTCTATCAGAAATCTATACGGATAGGAGCCTTGGCGCGTTTGAAGGAACGCATAACCCCCTAGATTTTGCCCTAACAAGCCCTAATCTCTATTTTGCGATACAAACTGATGAGGGCGTCGCTTATACCAGAGACGGGCATTTTAGCGTGGATAAAGACGGCTTTTTAGTAACTCTTAATGGCTTTAAGGTGCTTTCACGCTCTGGCTTGAACGAAAAAGGAGGGATCATGCTCATGCCTAACGCTGAAATTGAAGTGGATCAAAATGGTGGAATCACTTTTAGGGATAATGAAGCCCAAATTCAAGCGGGCGCGTTAGCTTTAGTGAGTTTTAGCGAACCTAAAAACCTTAAAAAAATAGGGCAAAACCTTTATACTTATCAGGGCGAAGGCGTCCATCAAGTCTCTGACTCTGGCGCGTTAAAACAATACATGCTAGAAAAAAGCAATGTCAATGCAGTGCGTGAGATGAGCGCTTTAATTGAAATCAACCGCTTTTTGGACATGTATTCTAAAGTGCTAAAAACCCATCAAGATGACATGAACGCTGAAGCGATCAACAAACTCGCTACAAAAGCTTAA
- the addB gene encoding ATP-dependent deoxyribonuclease AddB, protein MNLEKLFLEKTPLFVFSSTRRLKHFYLEQGEGFLPNAMSMGSFFEQAFYIPNKKKIPNSARQILMIDTIKAIAKEKKSILEGLLLFENSFLGYLESTSFLFDLFDELSSACIKLNELSSKDIYLDYEKHLEVLEMIYDRYVKKLEKLGFYDKIMQEKPTILKEFFEHFSSIEWHLDGFMSVFERQCLLEVAELVPITLHLSCDKYNQKFLEFLNLKLETDCDYSIDFKTQKILSQTPKRQKIEPKLYANSSYLKQGALVLQTIEEYLQKDNDPNKMAIITPNADFLPFLKLLDRNNNLNFAMGLGAKNSPYYTELVKILEDLQTSGFDLSASPLLDLENLTLALLEQQSSKEKTPLKEAHSQIMHQYHLLKDTLKNYSLKDLLHLYLQEFEANFRLDDSSGGKIRVMDTLETRGMQFDKVVIVDFNETCVPSLKDCDLFLNSALRKSLNLPTLLDKKNLQKHYYYQLFKNSKEITLSYIESETSKASNMLLELNLHIEPIKDAYTLFAPTPLKDYQEEEIKAAIPKDFSFSASSLNAFLTCKRRFYYHYMKRFKESPKDESNSAVGSLLHELLKEAYEKDKNPYALEERLIWLLETRENITPKERLDTLVALKKIQAFYLKEKERFNAKIKILDLEKSFETIIQGVTFKGRIDRIDKTADNKIILLDYKFKSDLKLDNMSKTQREGLSPIEIAQISTDYQMAIYAFALKNLGYKEPIKAFFYDLRKGELVEEDELTLQAKMDHLEFSLIPKLKQEIDFEKTLEVKDCEYCSFKDMCNR, encoded by the coding sequence ATGAACTTAGAAAAACTTTTTTTAGAAAAAACCCCCCTATTTGTTTTTAGCTCCACTAGGCGTTTAAAGCATTTCTATTTAGAGCAAGGCGAAGGGTTTTTGCCTAACGCAATGAGCATGGGGAGTTTTTTTGAACAGGCTTTTTACATCCCCAATAAAAAGAAAATCCCTAACAGCGCACGCCAAATTTTAATGATAGACACCATTAAAGCCATCGCTAAGGAAAAAAAATCCATTCTTGAAGGGCTTTTGCTTTTTGAAAACAGCTTTTTGGGGTATTTGGAAAGCACCTCTTTTTTGTTTGATTTGTTTGATGAATTAAGCTCTGCTTGCATCAAACTCAATGAACTTTCTTCTAAAGACATTTACTTGGATTATGAAAAGCATTTAGAAGTCTTAGAAATGATTTATGATCGCTATGTTAAAAAGCTAGAAAAATTAGGCTTTTATGACAAAATCATGCAAGAAAAGCCCACCATTTTAAAAGAATTTTTTGAGCATTTTTCCTCCATTGAATGGCATTTAGACGGCTTTATGAGCGTTTTTGAAAGGCAATGCCTGTTAGAAGTGGCCGAGTTAGTGCCTATCACTTTACACCTATCTTGCGATAAATACAACCAAAAATTTTTGGAATTTCTCAATCTCAAATTAGAAACAGATTGCGATTATTCCATTGATTTTAAAACCCAAAAGATCCTTTCTCAGACACCCAAGCGCCAAAAAATAGAACCAAAGCTTTATGCTAACTCCAGTTATTTAAAACAAGGCGCTTTAGTTTTACAAACCATAGAAGAATATTTGCAAAAAGATAACGACCCTAATAAAATGGCGATCATCACGCCTAATGCGGATTTTTTGCCTTTTTTAAAACTTTTAGATAGAAACAACAATTTGAATTTTGCGATGGGATTAGGGGCTAAAAACAGCCCTTATTATACAGAGCTTGTCAAAATCTTAGAAGATTTACAAACAAGCGGTTTTGATTTGAGTGCATCGCCTTTATTGGATTTGGAAAACCTTACGCTTGCGCTTTTAGAACAACAAAGCTCTAAAGAAAAAACACCCTTAAAAGAAGCGCATTCTCAAATCATGCACCAGTATCATCTTTTAAAAGACACGCTTAAAAACTACAGCCTTAAAGATTTATTGCATTTGTATTTGCAAGAATTTGAAGCCAACTTCCGCTTAGACGATTCTAGTGGGGGCAAAATACGAGTCATGGACACTTTAGAGACAAGGGGCATGCAATTTGATAAAGTGGTTATTGTGGATTTCAATGAAACTTGCGTGCCAAGCCTTAAAGATTGCGATTTGTTTTTAAACTCTGCTTTAAGAAAATCGCTCAACCTCCCCACTTTATTGGATAAGAAAAATTTGCAAAAACATTATTACTACCAGCTCTTTAAAAACTCTAAAGAAATAACACTTTCTTATATAGAAAGCGAAACTTCAAAAGCCTCCAACATGCTTTTAGAATTAAATTTGCATATAGAGCCTATCAAAGACGCTTACACGCTTTTTGCACCAACTCCTTTAAAAGACTACCAAGAAGAAGAAATCAAAGCCGCTATCCCTAAAGATTTTAGCTTTAGTGCTAGCTCATTAAACGCTTTTTTAACTTGCAAACGCCGTTTCTACTACCACTACATGAAGCGATTCAAAGAAAGCCCTAAAGACGAAAGTAATAGCGCTGTGGGCAGTTTGCTCCATGAACTTTTAAAAGAGGCTTATGAAAAAGATAAAAACCCCTATGCATTAGAAGAGAGGCTCATTTGGCTCTTAGAAACAAGAGAAAACATTACCCCTAAAGAGCGTTTAGACACTCTTGTAGCGCTCAAAAAAATCCAGGCTTTTTATCTTAAAGAAAAAGAACGCTTTAACGCAAAAATCAAAATCCTTGATCTTGAAAAAAGCTTTGAAACGATTATTCAAGGCGTTACGTTTAAAGGGCGCATAGACAGGATTGACAAAACGGCTGATAATAAGATTATTTTATTAGATTACAAATTCAAAAGCGATTTGAAATTAGACAACATGAGTAAAACACAAAGAGAAGGCTTAAGCCCCATAGAAATCGCTCAAATCAGCACGGATTATCAAATGGCCATCTACGCGTTTGCCCTTAAAAATCTGGGTTATAAAGAGCCTATAAAAGCCTTTTTTTATGATTTAAGAAAGGGCGAACTAGTAGAAGAAGACGAGCTTACTTTACAGGCTAAAATGGATCATTTGGAATTTTCTCTTATCCCCAAGCTCAAACAAGAAATTGATTTTGAAAAAACTTTAGAGGTTAAAGATTGTGAGTATTGCTCTTTTAAAGACATGTGCAACCGATGA